The Streptomyces luteogriseus genome includes a window with the following:
- the cobI gene encoding precorrin-2 C(20)-methyltransferase, which translates to MSSRLVGVGVGPGDPELVTVKGVNALREAEVVVVPVMDSGERGRAEATVLHYVPEDKVVRVVFALNERSDRGRREAAWDAAGERVAELLRQHASVAFATIGDPNVYSTFTYLAQTIAELVPGTAVSTVPGITAMQDLAARSGAVLTEGTEPLTLVPVTAGAAVLKDALAGPGTVVAYKFGRQAHEVAEALRETGRLADAVWGSALGLPEESVRPAADLDEAPLPYLSTLIAPARREGGRGGKL; encoded by the coding sequence ATGAGCAGCAGGCTGGTCGGAGTCGGGGTGGGCCCCGGGGATCCGGAGCTGGTGACCGTCAAGGGCGTCAACGCCCTGCGGGAGGCCGAGGTCGTGGTGGTCCCCGTGATGGACAGCGGGGAGCGCGGCCGGGCCGAGGCGACCGTGTTGCACTATGTGCCTGAGGACAAGGTCGTCCGGGTCGTGTTCGCGCTGAACGAGCGCAGCGACCGGGGGCGGCGCGAGGCCGCCTGGGACGCCGCCGGGGAGCGGGTCGCGGAACTGCTGCGGCAGCACGCTTCGGTGGCCTTCGCGACCATCGGCGACCCCAACGTGTACTCGACGTTCACCTACCTCGCGCAGACCATCGCCGAGCTGGTGCCGGGGACCGCCGTGTCGACCGTGCCCGGGATCACCGCCATGCAGGACCTCGCCGCCCGGTCGGGGGCCGTCCTGACCGAGGGCACCGAGCCGCTCACGCTCGTGCCCGTCACCGCCGGGGCCGCCGTGCTGAAGGACGCCCTGGCCGGGCCCGGGACCGTGGTCGCCTACAAGTTCGGGCGGCAGGCGCACGAGGTCGCCGAGGCGCTGCGGGAGACCGGGCGGCTCGCCGACGCCGTCTGGGGATCGGCCCTCGGGCTCCCGGAGGAGTCCGTGCGTCCGGCCGCCGATCTCGACGAGGCGCCCCTGCCCTATCTGTCGACGCTCATCGCGCCCGCCCGGCGCGAGGGCGGACGGGGCGGAAAGCTCTGA
- a CDS encoding cobyrinate a,c-diamide synthase: MNASVPRLVIAAPSSGSGKTTVATGLMAAFAARGLAVSPHKVGPDYIDPGYHALATGRVGRNLDAYLCGPELIGPLFLHGARGCDIAVVEGVMGLYDGAAGEGELASTAHVAKLLRAPVVLVVDASSQSRSVAALVHGFASWDPEVRVGGVILNKVASDRHEELLREALEQAGVPVLGVLRRVPQVDTPSRHLGLVPVAERHAAAVEAVAAMGAQVSEGCDLDALAGLARSAGALSSAAWDAAEAVSSPAAGAAPVVAVAGGPAFTFSYAETTELLAAAGAEVVAFDPLRDEELPEGASGLVVGGGFPEVYASELSANEPLRKAVAELAGSGAPVAAECAGLLYLCRELDGLPMCGVLDAGARMTERLTLGYRDAVAVGDSVLAAAGTRMRGHEFHRTVVEPGSGTEPAWGVRGPRPRVEGFVQRGVHASYLHTHWASEPGVARRFVERCRTS; encoded by the coding sequence GTGAATGCTTCCGTCCCTCGGCTGGTCATCGCCGCGCCCTCCTCGGGCAGCGGCAAGACCACCGTCGCCACGGGGTTGATGGCCGCGTTCGCCGCGCGGGGGCTCGCCGTGTCCCCGCACAAGGTCGGGCCGGACTACATCGACCCCGGGTACCACGCGCTCGCGACCGGGCGGGTGGGACGGAACCTCGACGCGTACCTGTGCGGGCCCGAGCTGATCGGGCCGCTGTTCCTGCACGGGGCGCGGGGGTGTGACATCGCCGTCGTCGAGGGCGTGATGGGGCTGTACGACGGGGCCGCGGGCGAGGGTGAACTCGCGTCCACGGCTCATGTCGCCAAGCTGCTGCGGGCGCCGGTGGTGCTGGTCGTGGACGCGTCGTCGCAGTCCCGGTCGGTCGCGGCGCTGGTGCACGGGTTCGCCTCCTGGGACCCGGAGGTGCGGGTCGGGGGCGTGATCCTGAACAAGGTCGCCTCGGACCGGCACGAGGAGCTGCTGCGGGAGGCGCTGGAGCAGGCCGGGGTGCCGGTCCTCGGGGTGCTGCGGCGGGTTCCTCAGGTTGACACGCCGTCGCGGCATCTGGGGCTGGTGCCGGTCGCCGAGCGGCACGCCGCCGCCGTGGAGGCCGTGGCGGCGATGGGGGCGCAGGTCTCCGAAGGTTGTGATCTGGACGCGTTGGCGGGGCTGGCGCGGAGTGCGGGGGCCTTGTCGAGCGCGGCCTGGGATGCGGCCGAGGCCGTTTCCTCGCCGGCCGCGGGAGCCGCTCCGGTCGTCGCCGTGGCCGGGGGGCCTGCCTTCACCTTCTCCTACGCCGAGACCACCGAACTGCTCGCCGCCGCCGGGGCGGAAGTCGTCGCTTTCGACCCCCTGCGGGACGAGGAACTGCCCGAGGGAGCCTCCGGGTTGGTCGTCGGGGGCGGGTTCCCCGAGGTGTACGCCTCGGAGCTGTCCGCCAACGAACCCCTGCGCAAGGCCGTTGCCGAGCTGGCGGGAAGCGGTGCTCCCGTCGCCGCCGAGTGTGCCGGACTGCTGTATCTGTGCCGGGAGCTGGACGGGCTGCCGATGTGCGGGGTGCTGGACGCCGGGGCGCGGATGACCGAGCGGCTCACTCTGGGCTACCGGGACGCCGTGGCCGTGGGCGACAGTGTGCTCGCGGCGGCCGGGACCCGGATGCGGGGCCACGAGTTCCACCGGACCGTCGTGGAGCCCGGCTCGGGGACGGAGCCCGCCTGGGGGGTCCGCGGCCCCCGGCCGCGGGTCGAAGGTTTCGTACAGCGCGGTGTGCACGCGAGCTATCTGCACACGCACTGGGCGTCCGAGCCCGGTGTCGCCCGTCGGTTCGTGGAGAGGTGCCGGACGTCATGA
- the cobO gene encoding cob(I)yrinic acid a,c-diamide adenosyltransferase has translation MPQGQPSVVPDDGLTTRQRRNRPLVVVHTGVGKGKSTAAFGLALRAWNQGWPIGVFQFVKSAKWKVGEENALRVLGASGEGGSVDWHKMGEGWSWVQRDQQMDNEEKAREGWEQVKRDLAAETYKLYVLDEFAYPMHWGWVDTDEVIDVLRNRPGTQHVVITGRNAPGKLVDFADLVTDMSKVKHPMDAGQKGQRGIEW, from the coding sequence ATGCCGCAGGGACAGCCGAGTGTGGTGCCGGACGACGGACTGACGACCCGCCAGCGGCGGAACCGTCCGCTGGTCGTCGTGCACACGGGCGTCGGCAAGGGCAAGTCCACCGCCGCCTTCGGGCTCGCGCTGCGGGCCTGGAACCAGGGGTGGCCGATCGGGGTGTTCCAGTTCGTCAAGTCGGCGAAGTGGAAGGTCGGCGAGGAGAACGCGCTGCGGGTGCTCGGCGCCTCCGGCGAGGGCGGGTCCGTCGACTGGCACAAGATGGGCGAGGGCTGGTCCTGGGTCCAGCGTGATCAGCAGATGGACAACGAGGAGAAGGCCCGGGAGGGCTGGGAGCAGGTCAAGCGGGACCTGGCGGCCGAGACGTACAAGCTGTACGTGCTCGACGAGTTCGCGTACCCGATGCACTGGGGGTGGGTGGACACGGACGAGGTGATCGACGTCCTGCGCAATCGGCCCGGCACCCAGCACGTGGTCATCACCGGGCGGAACGCGCCCGGGAAGCTCGTGGACTTCGCCGACCTCGTGACCGACATGTCCAAGGTCAAGCACCCCATGGACGCGGGCCAGAAGGGCCAGAGGGGCATCGAGTGGTGA
- a CDS encoding putative cobaltochelatase, with protein MTTPFPFTAVVGQDDLRLALLLNAVSPAVGGVLVRGEKGTAKSTAVRALSALLPEVPVVPGCRFSCDPASPDPGCPDGPHEAGGGAERPARMVELPVGASEDRLVGALDIERALSEGVKAFEPGLLADAHRGILYVDEVNLLHDHLVDLLLDAAAMGASYVEREGVSVRHAARFLLVGTMNPEEGELRPQLLDRFGLTVEVAASREPDQRVEVVRRRLAYDDDPAGFAARWAEEEAAVRARIVAARELLPSVRLGDGALRQIAATCAAFEVDGMRADIVMARTATALAAWAGRTDVLAEDVRQAALLALPHRRRRNPFDAPGLDEDKLDETLEEFGGSDDDDPDPDPGPDGPGGDGPGGDGGQPEPDDAPQGDGDTAARPEAGEGGQPQPSGAGEQPAARASEPFRTKVLSVPGIGEGAAGRRSRARTEHGRTTGARRPRGALTKLHLAATVQAAAPHQRARGRSGPGLVVRRDDLRQATREGREGNLVLFVVDASGSMAARQRMSAVKGAVLSLLLDAYQRRDKVGLVTFRGTAADVALPPTSSVDAAAARLETLPTGGRTPLAAGLLRAHDVLRVERLRDPARRPLVVLVTDGRATGGPEPVALAGRAARLFAADGVASVVVDCESGPVRLGLAGQLAGELGGTAVTLDELRADSIAGLVKDVQRRAA; from the coding sequence GTGACCACCCCCTTTCCGTTCACGGCCGTCGTGGGCCAGGACGACCTGCGGCTCGCGCTGCTGCTGAACGCGGTGTCCCCGGCCGTCGGCGGTGTACTGGTGCGCGGCGAGAAGGGCACGGCCAAGTCGACGGCGGTGCGGGCCCTTTCGGCGCTGCTGCCGGAGGTCCCGGTCGTCCCCGGCTGCCGTTTCTCGTGCGACCCCGCGTCCCCCGACCCGGGGTGCCCGGACGGACCCCACGAGGCCGGCGGCGGTGCCGAGCGGCCCGCCCGCATGGTCGAACTGCCCGTCGGTGCCTCCGAGGACCGGCTGGTCGGCGCACTGGACATCGAGCGGGCGCTGTCGGAGGGCGTGAAGGCCTTCGAGCCGGGCCTGCTGGCCGACGCGCACCGCGGGATCCTCTACGTCGACGAGGTCAACCTCCTCCACGACCACCTGGTCGACCTGCTGCTGGACGCGGCCGCGATGGGCGCCTCGTACGTCGAGCGCGAGGGCGTCTCCGTACGGCACGCCGCCCGTTTCCTGCTCGTCGGCACCATGAACCCCGAAGAGGGTGAGCTGCGGCCGCAGCTGCTCGACCGGTTCGGGCTGACCGTGGAGGTCGCGGCCTCGCGGGAGCCGGACCAGCGGGTGGAGGTCGTCCGGCGGCGCCTGGCCTACGACGACGATCCGGCCGGGTTCGCCGCGCGCTGGGCCGAGGAGGAGGCCGCCGTCCGGGCGCGGATCGTCGCCGCGCGGGAGCTGCTGCCGTCCGTGCGGCTGGGCGACGGGGCGCTGCGGCAGATCGCGGCGACCTGCGCGGCGTTCGAGGTCGACGGCATGCGCGCCGACATCGTGATGGCGCGGACCGCCACCGCGCTGGCGGCCTGGGCCGGGCGCACGGACGTGCTCGCCGAGGACGTCCGGCAGGCGGCGCTGCTCGCGCTGCCGCACCGGCGGCGGCGCAACCCCTTCGACGCGCCGGGGCTCGACGAGGACAAGCTCGACGAGACCCTGGAGGAGTTCGGCGGCTCGGACGACGACGACCCGGATCCGGACCCCGGCCCGGACGGGCCCGGCGGGGACGGGCCCGGCGGGGACGGCGGACAGCCGGAGCCCGACGACGCGCCCCAGGGCGACGGCGACACCGCGGCCCGGCCCGAGGCCGGCGAGGGCGGGCAGCCGCAGCCCTCGGGCGCCGGCGAGCAGCCGGCCGCACGCGCCTCCGAGCCGTTTCGCACCAAGGTGCTGAGCGTGCCCGGGATCGGCGAGGGTGCCGCCGGGCGGCGGTCCCGGGCGCGGACCGAGCACGGGCGGACGACCGGGGCCAGGCGGCCCCGCGGCGCGCTCACCAAGCTGCATCTGGCGGCGACCGTGCAGGCCGCGGCGCCGCACCAGCGGGCGCGCGGACGGTCCGGGCCGGGCCTGGTCGTGCGCCGGGACGATCTGCGGCAGGCCACCCGCGAGGGGCGCGAGGGCAATCTCGTGCTGTTCGTCGTGGACGCCTCCGGGTCGATGGCTGCGCGGCAGCGGATGAGCGCCGTGAAGGGCGCCGTGCTGTCGCTGCTGCTGGACGCCTACCAGCGGCGCGACAAGGTGGGCCTGGTGACCTTCCGCGGCACGGCCGCGGACGTGGCGCTGCCGCCGACCTCTTCGGTGGACGCGGCGGCGGCCCGGCTGGAGACGTTGCCGACGGGTGGGCGTACGCCGCTCGCCGCGGGGCTGCTGCGCGCCCATGACGTGCTGCGCGTGGAGCGGCTGCGCGATCCCGCGCGGCGGCCGCTGGTCGTGCTGGTGACGGACGGGCGGGCCACCGGTGGCCCGGAGCCGGTCGCCCTGGCCGGGCGTGCGGCGCGGTTGTTCGCGGCCGACGGGGTCGCCTCGGTCGTCGTGGACTGCGAGTCGGGGCCGGTGCGGCTGGGGCTCGCCGGGCAGCTCGCGGGCGAACTGGGCGGTACGGCCGTGACATTGGACGAGCTGCGGGCGGACAGCATCGCCGGGCTCGTGAAGGACGTGCAGAGGAGGGCCGCGTAA
- the cobN gene encoding cobaltochelatase subunit CobN has translation MSTVLLLSTADTDLLAARAASGADYRIGNPTRVDVREELPALLDGAAIAVVRLLGGKRAWEDGLAALKASGVPTVLLGGESVPDAELMAESSVPAGVVAEALKYLVEGGPDNLTELARFLSDTVLLTGEGFVEPRKMPEYGVHGERALEPGRPTVGVLFYRAHELSGNTGFVDTLCDAIEARGANALPVYCGSLRGADAGLYEILGQADTLVATVLAAGGTHASQASAGGDEEAWDIGALAELDIPVLQGLCLTSSRQAWADSDAALSPMDAAMQVAIPEFDGRLITVPFSFKEQGPDDVPVYVADPERASRVAGIAVRHARLRHKENAEKKLALVFTAYPTKHSRVGNAVGLDTPASAVRVLDALRDAGYVVEGHPDEGDELIHRLINAGGHDVEWLTEEQLAAAPARVPLADYRAWFEKLDPELKDAMTEAWGEPPGSLYVDGDDIVLASLQFGNVVVMIQPPRGFGENPIAIYHDPDMPPSHHYMAAYRWLENSFGADAVVHMGKHGTMEWLPGKGLGLSGGCAPDAVLGELPLIYPFIVNDPGEGTQAKRRGHATVVDHLVPPMARADTYGDLAKLEQLLDEYALVSDLDPAKAPTVRAQIWTLVKAAELHHDLHVDEQPDDETFDEFVMHIDGYLCEIKDVQIRDGLHILGGGPVGEPRVNLVLAVLRASQVWGGQANALPGLRASLARHFGLVEKELLAEPGAPVKVPVELTDLVDGPSRSAADAIDLLEQLCRRIAEGMEERGWAVAESAPLVREVLGTELPEAVAVLEFACSEVVPRLEKTTDEIGHILRALNGGYVPAGPSGSPTRGLVNVLPTGRNFYSVDPKAIPSRLSWEVGQSLADSLVQRYLQDTGEYPKSVGLTVWGTSAMRTQGDDIAEILALLGCRPVWDDASRRVTGFEVIPLAELGRPRIDVTVRISGFFRDAFPHVVGLIDDAVRTVADLDEPAESNHVKAHADQDTAEHGDRRRATARIFGSKPGAYGAGLLPLIDARNWRSDADLAEVYAVWGGYAYGRGLDGRAARGDMETAFKRIAVAAKNVDTREHDLVDADDYFQYHGGMVAMVRHLTGASPEAYVGDSATPDQVKTRTLGEETHRVFRARVVNPRWMAAMRRHGYKGAFEMAATVDYLFGYDATAGVVDDWMYEKLSAEYVFDPENRDFMKKSNPWALRGITERLLEAAERGLWAEPDAETLQRLRATYLELEGDLEGDEK, from the coding sequence ATGAGCACTGTGTTGTTGTTGTCGACCGCCGACACGGACCTGCTGGCGGCCCGGGCCGCCTCCGGTGCCGACTACCGGATCGGCAACCCGACCCGCGTGGACGTCCGGGAGGAGCTTCCGGCCCTGCTGGACGGGGCGGCCATCGCCGTCGTCCGGCTGCTCGGCGGCAAGCGGGCCTGGGAGGACGGGCTCGCCGCGCTGAAGGCCTCCGGTGTCCCCACCGTGCTGCTCGGCGGCGAGTCCGTGCCGGACGCGGAGCTGATGGCCGAGTCGTCCGTGCCGGCCGGTGTCGTCGCCGAGGCGCTGAAGTACCTCGTGGAGGGCGGGCCGGACAACCTCACCGAACTCGCCCGGTTCCTGTCCGACACCGTGCTGCTGACGGGCGAGGGGTTCGTCGAGCCGCGGAAGATGCCGGAGTACGGCGTCCACGGCGAGCGCGCCCTCGAGCCGGGCCGTCCGACCGTCGGCGTGCTCTTCTACCGGGCGCACGAGCTGAGCGGCAACACCGGCTTCGTGGACACCCTGTGCGACGCGATCGAGGCGCGGGGCGCCAACGCGCTGCCCGTGTACTGCGGTTCGCTGCGCGGGGCGGACGCGGGCCTGTACGAGATCCTCGGGCAGGCGGACACCCTGGTCGCCACCGTCCTCGCCGCGGGCGGCACCCACGCCTCGCAGGCCTCGGCGGGCGGTGACGAGGAGGCCTGGGACATCGGCGCCCTCGCCGAGCTGGACATCCCGGTGCTGCAGGGCCTGTGCCTGACGTCCTCGCGGCAGGCCTGGGCGGATTCGGACGCCGCCCTCTCCCCCATGGACGCCGCGATGCAGGTGGCGATCCCGGAGTTCGACGGGCGGCTGATCACCGTGCCGTTCTCCTTCAAGGAGCAGGGCCCGGACGACGTGCCGGTGTACGTCGCGGACCCGGAGCGTGCCTCGCGCGTCGCCGGCATCGCCGTACGGCACGCGCGGCTCAGGCACAAGGAGAACGCCGAGAAGAAGCTGGCGCTGGTCTTCACCGCGTACCCGACCAAGCACTCGCGGGTCGGCAACGCGGTCGGGCTCGACACCCCCGCCTCGGCGGTGCGGGTGCTGGACGCGCTGCGGGACGCCGGGTACGTCGTCGAGGGGCATCCGGACGAGGGTGACGAGCTGATCCACCGGCTCATCAACGCCGGCGGGCACGACGTGGAGTGGCTGACGGAGGAGCAGCTGGCCGCCGCGCCCGCGCGGGTGCCGCTGGCCGACTACCGGGCCTGGTTCGAGAAGCTCGACCCGGAGCTGAAGGACGCCATGACGGAGGCGTGGGGCGAGCCGCCGGGCAGCCTCTACGTCGACGGCGACGACATCGTGCTGGCGTCGCTGCAGTTCGGGAACGTCGTGGTGATGATCCAGCCGCCGCGCGGCTTCGGCGAGAACCCGATCGCGATCTACCACGACCCGGACATGCCGCCGTCCCACCACTACATGGCGGCCTACCGCTGGCTGGAGAACAGTTTCGGCGCCGACGCCGTCGTGCACATGGGCAAGCACGGCACCATGGAGTGGCTGCCGGGCAAGGGCCTCGGGCTCAGCGGGGGCTGCGCTCCGGACGCGGTCCTCGGGGAACTGCCGCTGATCTACCCGTTCATCGTCAACGACCCGGGCGAGGGCACCCAGGCCAAGCGGCGCGGGCACGCCACGGTCGTCGACCACCTCGTGCCGCCGATGGCCCGCGCCGACACCTACGGCGACCTGGCCAAGCTGGAGCAGCTCCTCGACGAGTACGCGCTCGTCTCCGACCTGGACCCGGCGAAGGCCCCGACCGTGCGCGCCCAGATCTGGACGCTGGTCAAGGCGGCCGAGCTCCACCACGACCTGCACGTCGACGAGCAGCCGGACGACGAGACGTTCGACGAGTTCGTCATGCACATCGACGGCTATCTGTGCGAGATCAAGGACGTGCAGATCCGCGACGGCCTGCACATCCTGGGCGGCGGGCCGGTCGGAGAGCCGCGCGTCAACCTCGTCCTGGCGGTGCTGCGCGCCTCGCAGGTGTGGGGCGGGCAGGCCAACGCGCTGCCGGGCCTGAGGGCGTCGCTGGCGCGGCACTTCGGGCTGGTGGAGAAGGAACTGCTGGCCGAGCCGGGCGCTCCGGTGAAGGTGCCCGTCGAGCTGACGGACCTGGTGGACGGCCCGTCGCGCAGCGCCGCCGATGCGATCGACCTGCTGGAGCAGCTGTGCCGGCGGATCGCGGAGGGCATGGAGGAGCGCGGCTGGGCGGTCGCCGAGAGCGCGCCGCTGGTCCGGGAGGTCCTCGGCACCGAACTGCCCGAGGCCGTCGCCGTGCTGGAGTTCGCCTGTTCCGAGGTCGTGCCCCGGCTGGAGAAGACCACCGACGAGATCGGGCACATCCTGCGGGCGCTGAACGGCGGTTACGTGCCGGCCGGACCGTCCGGTTCGCCGACCCGCGGGCTGGTCAACGTCCTGCCGACGGGCCGCAACTTCTACTCCGTCGACCCCAAGGCCATTCCGTCCCGGCTGAGCTGGGAGGTCGGGCAGTCGCTCGCGGACTCGCTGGTGCAGCGGTATCTGCAGGACACCGGCGAGTACCCGAAGTCCGTCGGCCTGACGGTGTGGGGCACCTCGGCGATGCGCACCCAGGGCGACGACATCGCCGAGATCCTCGCGCTGCTGGGCTGCCGGCCGGTGTGGGACGACGCCTCGCGGCGCGTGACCGGGTTCGAGGTGATCCCCCTGGCGGAGCTCGGCCGGCCGCGCATCGACGTGACGGTCCGCATCTCGGGCTTCTTCCGGGACGCCTTCCCGCACGTCGTGGGCCTGATCGACGACGCCGTCCGCACGGTCGCCGATCTGGACGAGCCGGCCGAGTCCAACCACGTCAAGGCGCACGCCGACCAGGACACCGCCGAGCACGGCGACCGCCGCCGGGCCACGGCCCGCATCTTCGGCTCCAAGCCGGGGGCGTACGGAGCCGGTCTGCTGCCGCTGATCGACGCCCGCAACTGGCGCTCCGACGCGGACCTCGCCGAGGTGTACGCGGTGTGGGGCGGCTACGCCTACGGCCGGGGGCTCGACGGGCGGGCCGCGCGCGGGGACATGGAGACGGCGTTCAAGCGGATCGCCGTCGCCGCGAAGAACGTCGACACCCGTGAGCACGACCTGGTCGACGCCGACGACTACTTCCAGTACCACGGCGGCATGGTCGCCATGGTGCGGCACCTGACGGGCGCGAGCCCTGAGGCGTACGTCGGCGACTCGGCCACCCCGGACCAGGTGAAGACCCGCACGCTCGGCGAGGAGACGCACCGCGTCTTCCGCGCCCGGGTGGTCAACCCGCGCTGGATGGCGGCCATGCGGCGGCACGGCTACAAGGGCGCCTTCGAGATGGCGGCGACGGTGGACTACCTGTTCGGGTACGACGCCACCGCCGGGGTCGTGGACGACTGGATGTACGAGAAGCTCAGCGCCGAGTACGTCTTCGACCCGGAGAACCGGGACTTCATGAAGAAGTCCAACCCCTGGGCGCTGCGCGGCATCACCGAACGGCTGCTGGAGGCCGCAGAGCGCGGACTGTGGGCCGAGCCGGACGCGGAGACGCTTCAGCGGCTGCGCGCCACCTATCTGGAACTCGAAGGCGACTTGGAGGGCGACGAGAAGTGA
- a CDS encoding cobyric acid synthase: MSGGLLVAGTTSDAGKSVVTAGICRWLVRQGVKVAPFKAQNMSLNSFVTTEGAEIGRAQAMQAQACRVEPTALMNPVLLKPGGEQSSQVVLLGKPVGELSARGYHGGRQQQLLGTVLDCLEQLRGTYDAVICEGAGSPAEINLRRTDIVNMGIARNAGLPVLVVGDIDRGGVFASFFGTVALLSPEDQRCVAGFLVNKFRGDVSLLEPGLDMLLGLTGRKTYGVLPFRHGLGIDEEDGLRVSLRGAVRESVVAPPVGEDVLRVAVCAVPLMSNFTDVDALAAEPGVVVRFVDRPEELSDADLVIVPGTRGTVRALEWLRERGLAEALVRRAAEQRPVLGICGGFQILGEHIEDDVESRRGHVDGLGILPVRVRFAREKTLTRPRGEALGERVEGYEIHHGVADVTGGIPFLDGCRVGQTWGTHWHGSLESDGFRRAFLREVAAAAGRRFVPAPDTSFAALREEQLDRLGDLIEQHADTDALWRLIESGAPQGLPFIPPGAPA, translated from the coding sequence ATGAGCGGTGGGCTTCTCGTCGCCGGCACCACCTCCGACGCCGGCAAGAGCGTCGTGACCGCCGGGATCTGCCGGTGGCTGGTGCGCCAGGGCGTGAAGGTCGCGCCCTTCAAGGCGCAGAACATGTCCCTGAACTCCTTCGTGACGACGGAGGGGGCCGAGATCGGGCGGGCGCAGGCCATGCAGGCGCAGGCCTGCCGGGTCGAGCCGACCGCGCTGATGAACCCCGTGCTGCTCAAGCCCGGTGGCGAGCAGAGCAGTCAGGTCGTGCTGCTGGGCAAGCCGGTCGGGGAGCTGAGTGCGCGCGGCTACCACGGCGGACGGCAGCAGCAGTTGCTCGGGACGGTGCTGGACTGCCTGGAGCAGTTGCGGGGCACGTATGACGCGGTGATCTGTGAGGGGGCCGGTTCTCCCGCCGAGATCAATCTGCGGCGGACGGACATCGTGAACATGGGGATCGCCCGGAACGCCGGGCTGCCCGTGCTCGTCGTCGGCGACATCGACCGGGGCGGGGTGTTCGCCTCGTTCTTCGGGACGGTGGCGCTGCTGTCGCCCGAGGACCAACGTTGCGTCGCCGGGTTCCTCGTCAACAAGTTCCGCGGGGACGTCTCCCTGCTGGAGCCGGGGCTGGACATGCTGCTCGGGCTCACGGGGCGGAAGACGTACGGTGTGCTGCCGTTCCGGCACGGGCTCGGGATCGACGAGGAGGACGGGCTGCGGGTCTCCCTGCGGGGAGCGGTGCGGGAGTCCGTCGTCGCGCCGCCCGTCGGCGAGGACGTGCTGCGCGTCGCGGTCTGCGCCGTGCCGCTCATGTCCAACTTCACCGACGTGGACGCGCTGGCCGCCGAACCGGGCGTCGTGGTGCGGTTCGTGGACCGGCCGGAGGAACTGTCCGACGCCGACCTCGTCATCGTGCCCGGCACCCGCGGGACGGTCCGCGCGCTGGAGTGGCTGCGCGAGCGCGGGCTCGCCGAGGCCCTGGTCCGCAGGGCAGCCGAGCAGCGGCCCGTCCTCGGCATCTGCGGCGGATTCCAGATCCTCGGCGAGCACATCGAGGACGACGTCGAGAGCCGCCGGGGCCACGTCGACGGGCTCGGGATCCTGCCCGTGCGGGTGCGGTTCGCCCGCGAGAAGACCCTCACCCGGCCGCGGGGCGAGGCCCTCGGCGAACGCGTCGAGGGCTACGAGATCCACCACGGGGTCGCCGACGTCACGGGAGGGATTCCCTTCCTGGACGGCTGCCGGGTCGGCCAGACCTGGGGCACGCACTGGCACGGCTCACTGGAGTCGGACGGCTTCCGGCGGGCCTTTCTGCGCGAGGTGGCGGCCGCCGCGGGCCGCCGCTTCGTGCCCGCGCCGGACACCTCGTTCGCCGCGCTGCGCGAGGAGCAGCTCGACCGGCTCGGCGACCTGATCGAACAGCACGCGGACACCGACGCGCTGTGGCGGCTCATCGAGTCCGGCGCGCCGCAAGGACTGCCCTTCATTCCACCGGGAGCACCCGCATGA
- a CDS encoding cobalamin biosynthesis protein, which yields MGAGRVFAYGAAAGLIGDLLLGDPRRGHPVAAFGRAAGAVERVLWRDHRGWGTLHTAVCAGGAVALGSVAARAVRPSAVASVALTAAATWAVVGGTSLAREARTIGRALEAGDVEAARARLPHLCGRDPQALDADGMARAVVESVAENTSDAVVGALVWGAVGGVPGLLGFRAVNTLDAMVGHKSARYRRYGWASARLDDLAGWPGARLTAVLAVLAGPEPRGAVRAWRADAAQHPSPNAGPVEASFAGALGVRLGGTLSYGGRVEHRPVLNTRGRAVGTHDVERAVRLSKRVTWLALGVCAGARLLMSTRSSNRGK from the coding sequence ATGGGTGCCGGTCGCGTCTTCGCGTACGGCGCCGCCGCCGGCCTGATCGGTGACCTGCTGCTCGGTGATCCTCGCCGGGGGCATCCGGTCGCCGCGTTCGGGCGGGCCGCGGGCGCCGTGGAACGGGTGCTGTGGCGGGACCACCGCGGGTGGGGCACGCTGCACACCGCCGTGTGTGCCGGAGGCGCCGTCGCCCTCGGGTCCGTCGCCGCGCGTGCCGTGCGGCCGTCCGCCGTCGCCTCCGTCGCGCTGACCGCGGCCGCCACCTGGGCCGTCGTCGGGGGCACGTCGCTGGCCCGGGAGGCCCGGACCATCGGGCGTGCCCTGGAGGCCGGGGACGTCGAGGCCGCCCGGGCCCGGCTGCCGCATCTGTGCGGACGGGACCCGCAGGCACTCGACGCCGACGGCATGGCCCGGGCCGTGGTCGAGTCGGTCGCCGAGAACACCTCCGACGCGGTGGTGGGGGCCCTGGTGTGGGGGGCCGTCGGCGGGGTGCCGGGGCTGCTGGGCTTCCGGGCCGTCAACACCCTGGACGCCATGGTCGGGCACAAATCGGCCCGCTACCGCCGGTACGGGTGGGCCTCCGCGCGGCTGGACGACCTCGCGGGGTGGCCGGGAGCGCGGCTGACCGCCGTACTCGCCGTGCTGGCCGGGCCGGAACCGCGGGGGGCCGTGCGGGCCTGGCGGGCCGACGCGGCACAGCATCCGAGTCCCAACGCCGGGCCCGTGGAGGCCTCGTTCGCGGGGGCCCTCGGGGTGCGGCTGGGCGGGACGCTCTCGTACGGCGGGCGGGTGGAGCACCGGCCCGTGCTGAACACGCGGGGGCGGGCCGTCGGCACGCACGACGTCGAGCGGGCCGTGCGGCTGTCGAAGCGTGTCACCTGGCTCGCGCTGGGGGTGTGCGCCGGGGCGCGGTTGCTGATGAGCACGCGGTCATCGAACAGGGGGAAATGA